Proteins encoded in a region of the Moritella marina ATCC 15381 genome:
- the ubiD gene encoding 4-hydroxy-3-polyprenylbenzoate decarboxylase: protein MKYKDLRDFIALLESKGQLKRIKQEIDPYLEMTEICDRTLKAGGPALLFENPKGHTMPVLGNLFGTPDRVAMGMGRESLSELREVGQWLSYLKEPEPPKGFKELMEKVPIFKQVLNMPTKRLRKAPCQEIILTGDDVDLSKIPVQHCWPGDVAPLITWGLTITQGPYKKRQNLGIYRQQVLSKNKVIMRWLSHRGGALDFKEFQELNPGENYPVSVALGADPATILGAVTPVPDTLSEYAFAGLLRGSRTEVIKSISNDLEVPAGAEIILEGYIAPGEMAEEGPYGDHTGYYNETDSFPVFTVTHITMRKDAIYHSTYTGRPADEPAVLGVALNEVFVPILQKQFPEIVDFYLPPEGCSYRMAIVTIKKQYPGHAKRVMLGVWSFLRQFMYTKFVIVCDDDINARDWNDVIWAITTRMDPARDTTMIEHTPIDYLDFASPVSGLGSKMGMDATNKWPGETDREWGEPIVMDEKVKQRVDDLWDELGIL from the coding sequence ATGAAATATAAAGATCTAAGAGACTTTATTGCTTTGCTTGAAAGTAAAGGTCAGCTAAAACGTATTAAACAAGAAATTGACCCGTACTTAGAAATGACTGAAATTTGTGATCGCACATTAAAAGCAGGTGGTCCGGCGTTATTATTTGAAAATCCAAAAGGTCATACTATGCCGGTACTGGGCAATCTTTTTGGTACGCCTGATCGTGTTGCTATGGGCATGGGGCGCGAGAGTTTAAGCGAACTACGTGAAGTCGGTCAGTGGTTGTCTTATTTGAAAGAACCTGAGCCGCCAAAAGGCTTTAAAGAATTAATGGAAAAAGTGCCAATCTTTAAACAGGTATTAAATATGCCGACGAAAAGATTGCGCAAAGCACCTTGCCAAGAAATTATCTTAACGGGTGATGACGTCGACTTATCTAAAATACCGGTACAACATTGTTGGCCTGGTGACGTTGCACCCTTGATTACTTGGGGCCTCACGATCACCCAAGGACCTTACAAAAAACGTCAGAATTTAGGTATTTACCGTCAGCAAGTGCTGAGTAAAAATAAAGTCATTATGCGTTGGTTATCTCACCGTGGTGGCGCGCTGGACTTTAAAGAATTCCAAGAATTAAACCCAGGTGAAAACTACCCTGTGTCAGTGGCTCTTGGTGCTGATCCTGCAACGATTCTAGGGGCGGTAACACCGGTTCCGGATACGTTATCTGAATATGCGTTTGCTGGGTTATTACGTGGTAGTCGTACTGAAGTGATTAAATCTATCTCTAATGATTTGGAAGTACCTGCTGGTGCGGAAATCATTTTAGAAGGTTATATCGCGCCGGGCGAAATGGCTGAAGAAGGCCCTTATGGTGATCATACTGGTTACTATAATGAAACGGATTCATTTCCTGTGTTTACGGTTACGCACATTACTATGCGTAAAGATGCTATTTATCATTCGACTTACACAGGCCGTCCTGCGGATGAACCAGCGGTATTAGGTGTGGCATTAAATGAAGTTTTCGTGCCAATTTTACAAAAGCAGTTCCCTGAAATTGTCGATTTTTATTTACCGCCTGAAGGCTGTTCGTACCGTATGGCGATTGTGACAATTAAGAAGCAATATCCGGGTCATGCAAAACGCGTGATGTTGGGGGTTTGGTCTTTCTTACGTCAGTTCATGTACACCAAGTTTGTGATCGTGTGTGATGATGATATTAACGCGCGTGATTGGAACGATGTGATTTGGGCTATTACGACACGTATGGATCCAGCACGTGACACGACTATGATTGAACACACGCCAATTGATTATCTTGATTTTGCTTCACCTGTGTCTGGTTTAGGTTCAAAAATGGGCATGGATGCAACCAATAAATGGCCTGGTGAAACTGATCGCGAATGGGGTGAACCTATTGTAATGGACGAAAAGGTTAAACAACGAGTCGATGATTTATGGGACGAATTAGGTATTTTGTGA
- the gppA gene encoding guanosine-5'-triphosphate,3'-diphosphate diphosphatase encodes MSQKSSSNLYAVIDLGSNSFHMLVVREISNSLQTVAKVKRKVRLAAGLDANNNLDQAALQRGWDCLSLFAEQLQDIPTANIRIVGTATLRLANNVAEFLATAEKILAHPVNIISGEQEAALIYKGVAYTSSGQGNRLVVDIGGASTELIIGEQAQAKLLYSFKMGCVTWLNNYFSDGKLNQHNFTQAIDAAKTVLKPQQEKYLTLSWDSCIGASGTIQALQEIMVAQGENEHITLAKLHRIQRQAIACGNIENLNIKGLASDRKPVFTSGLAILTALFESLNINNMFLAGGALREGVIYEMTGLRASHNVRQQTVNALMVKHQLDIEQAERVKLTSLKAFDQLKSTISVDDIQAGPLLAYVSSLHEIGLSIDYKKAPQHAAYLIDNTDMLGFTKAQKQLLSALLINQRDELNLSLLAQQSAISYASALLLCRILRVSCTLALRRTDGTIPDFSLNTAADNTLVITLPAQWLSQHPLRAAALTSELALQAKQQLPLRIQEH; translated from the coding sequence GTGAGCCAAAAAAGTTCGTCAAATTTATATGCTGTCATTGACCTAGGTTCAAACAGCTTTCATATGTTAGTTGTTCGCGAGATTAGCAACAGTTTGCAAACTGTTGCTAAAGTAAAACGCAAAGTAAGACTTGCGGCGGGCCTTGATGCAAACAACAATCTTGATCAAGCCGCATTGCAGCGTGGTTGGGATTGCTTAAGTTTGTTTGCAGAACAACTCCAAGATATTCCGACTGCGAATATTCGCATTGTGGGCACGGCAACATTACGCCTTGCTAACAACGTCGCAGAATTTCTGGCAACAGCAGAGAAAATATTGGCCCATCCGGTAAATATAATCTCCGGAGAACAAGAAGCCGCGCTAATCTACAAAGGCGTTGCCTATACCAGCAGTGGTCAAGGTAATCGTTTAGTTGTCGATATTGGCGGTGCAAGCACTGAGCTCATTATTGGTGAACAAGCCCAAGCTAAATTACTTTATAGCTTTAAAATGGGTTGTGTTACTTGGTTAAATAACTATTTTTCCGATGGTAAGCTCAATCAACACAACTTTACGCAGGCTATTGATGCGGCAAAAACGGTCTTGAAACCTCAACAAGAAAAGTATTTAACCTTGAGCTGGGATAGCTGTATCGGGGCATCCGGTACAATCCAAGCGCTGCAAGAAATAATGGTCGCGCAAGGTGAAAACGAACATATCACCTTAGCTAAACTACACCGTATCCAACGGCAAGCAATTGCCTGTGGGAATATTGAAAACCTCAATATTAAAGGCTTAGCGAGCGATAGAAAACCAGTATTCACTAGTGGCCTCGCTATTCTAACAGCGCTATTCGAAAGCTTGAATATTAACAATATGTTTTTAGCTGGCGGCGCATTAAGAGAAGGCGTTATTTACGAAATGACAGGCCTACGCGCAAGTCATAACGTACGCCAACAAACAGTGAATGCATTAATGGTTAAACATCAGCTTGATATTGAACAGGCTGAACGCGTTAAACTCACGTCATTAAAAGCCTTTGACCAATTAAAATCAACGATTTCAGTAGACGATATCCAAGCAGGGCCTTTATTAGCTTATGTGAGTAGTTTACACGAAATTGGTTTGTCGATTGATTATAAGAAAGCGCCACAACATGCGGCTTACCTTATCGATAATACCGATATGCTTGGTTTCACTAAAGCGCAAAAGCAGCTGCTTTCAGCATTATTAATTAATCAGCGTGATGAGCTAAATTTATCTTTATTAGCACAGCAATCAGCAATCAGTTACGCCAGTGCATTACTGCTTTGTCGTATTCTACGTGTCTCATGTACCTTAGCCTTACGTCGCACCGATGGCACAATACCTGATTTTTCACTGAATACTGCAGCAGACAATACCCTCGTGATCACGTTACCTGCGCAATGGTTATCCCAACACCCATTACGTGCAGCGGCCCTTACATCAGAGTTAGCACTACAAGCGAAACAGCAGTTACCATTACGTATTCAAGAGCATTAA
- the trxA gene encoding thioredoxin TrxA gives MSDKIIQLTDAAFDTDVLYSELPVLVDFWAEWCGPCKMIAPILSEVAEEYAGKVTIGKLNIDQNSGTPPKFGIRGIPTLLLFKNGAVAATKVGALSKAQLQSFLDENL, from the coding sequence ATGAGCGACAAAATTATCCAGCTAACTGATGCTGCTTTCGACACAGATGTACTATATTCTGAATTACCTGTACTAGTTGATTTCTGGGCTGAGTGGTGTGGACCGTGTAAAATGATCGCACCGATCTTAAGCGAAGTAGCTGAAGAGTACGCAGGTAAAGTGACTATCGGTAAATTAAATATTGATCAAAATTCAGGTACGCCACCAAAATTTGGTATCCGTGGTATCCCGACTTTATTATTATTTAAAAACGGTGCTGTAGCAGCAACGAAAGTTGGCGCATTATCAAAAGCGCAATTACAAAGTTTTCTAGACGAAAACCTGTAA
- the rho gene encoding transcription termination factor Rho — MNLTELKNTPVSELVKLGESMGLENLARLRKQDIIFSILKAHAKSGEDIFGHGVLEILQDGFGFLRSADSSYLAGPDDIYVSPSQIRRFNLRTGDTVGGKIRPPKDGERYFALLKINEVNFDRPENSRNKILFENLTPIHPNERLRLERGNGSTEDITARILDLSAPIGKGQRGLIVAPPKAGKTMLLQNIASSIALNHPEATLMVLLIDERPEEVTEMQRLVRGEVIASTFDEPANRHVQVAEMMIEKAKRLVEHKKDVIILLDSVTRLARAYNTVTPSSGKILSGGVDANALHRPKRFFGAARNVEEGGSLTIIATALIDTGSKMDEVIYEEFKGTGNQELHLNRKIAERRVYPAIDFTRSGTRREELLADKAELQKMWILRKIIHPMGEIDAMEFLIDKLAMTKTNDQFFDAMKKQKS, encoded by the coding sequence ATGAATTTAACCGAATTAAAAAACACACCAGTTTCTGAACTTGTAAAACTGGGCGAATCTATGGGTCTAGAAAATCTGGCTCGCTTAAGAAAACAAGACATCATTTTTTCTATCTTAAAAGCTCACGCAAAAAGCGGTGAAGACATTTTTGGTCATGGTGTTTTAGAGATTTTGCAGGATGGCTTTGGTTTCTTGCGTTCAGCAGATAGCTCGTATCTCGCCGGTCCTGATGATATTTATGTATCACCAAGTCAGATCCGTCGCTTTAACTTGCGAACGGGTGATACTGTTGGTGGTAAGATTAGACCGCCGAAAGATGGCGAACGTTATTTTGCTCTACTCAAAATTAACGAAGTAAACTTTGACCGTCCAGAAAACTCTCGTAATAAAATCCTCTTTGAAAACCTTACTCCAATCCACCCAAATGAACGTTTACGTTTAGAGCGTGGTAATGGTAGTACCGAAGATATCACCGCACGTATTCTTGATTTAAGTGCCCCGATCGGTAAAGGTCAACGTGGTCTTATTGTGGCACCGCCGAAAGCCGGTAAAACAATGTTATTACAGAATATTGCTTCTTCAATTGCACTAAATCATCCTGAGGCAACCTTGATGGTATTGCTTATTGATGAGCGTCCGGAAGAAGTAACTGAAATGCAGCGTTTGGTTCGTGGTGAAGTAATCGCTTCAACATTTGATGAACCTGCTAACCGTCACGTACAAGTGGCGGAAATGATGATCGAAAAAGCAAAACGTCTTGTAGAACACAAGAAAGACGTGATCATCTTACTCGACTCTGTAACGCGTCTAGCACGTGCTTACAATACGGTAACGCCGTCATCAGGTAAGATCTTATCTGGTGGTGTTGATGCAAATGCTTTACACCGTCCGAAACGTTTCTTTGGTGCTGCGCGTAATGTTGAAGAAGGTGGTTCTTTAACTATTATTGCAACAGCATTGATCGACACTGGTTCGAAAATGGATGAAGTAATTTACGAAGAATTTAAAGGTACTGGTAACCAAGAGTTACACCTTAACCGTAAAATTGCTGAACGCCGTGTTTATCCTGCGATTGATTTCACTCGTTCAGGTACGCGTCGTGAAGAGTTATTAGCAGATAAAGCTGAGCTACAAAAAATGTGGATCCTACGTAAAATTATTCACCCAATGGGCGAGATTGATGCGATGGAATTCCTGATTGATAAGCTGGCGATGACGAAAACGAATGATCAATTCTTCGATGCAATGAAGAAACAAAAGTCATAA
- the rhlB gene encoding ATP-dependent RNA helicase RhlB, giving the protein MSKKHLTEHKFSQFGLNADVLSGLEASGFEYCTPIQALSLPFAIKGKDVAGQAQTGTGKTIAFLAAIFHHLLKTPAAEDRPKNKPRAIILAPTRELAIQIHKDAIPIAKATGLKMGLVYGGESYDIQRENLANGVDIIIGTVGRIIDFEKQKAMDLSGVEALVLDEADRMLDQGFIKDIRYLMRKMPDPKQRLNLLFSATFTWDIRELAYQHMNEPEEVTVEAEKVTGSSITQELFHPSNDDKMALLQTLIEEEWPDRAIVFANTKHKCEDIWGHLAADKHRVGLLTGDIPQKKRNSILEQFTQGKLDILVATDVAARGLHIPAVSHVFNYDLPDNCGDYVHRIGRTGRAGATGHSISFACEKYIYNLPAIEEYIENTIPVCHYDKTALLTDLPRPVHTKRARPGNSRTMNDRSKTRRTGQRQHNTHNKTH; this is encoded by the coding sequence ATGAGCAAAAAACATCTTACAGAACATAAGTTCTCCCAGTTTGGCCTTAATGCCGACGTACTTTCTGGGTTAGAAGCGTCAGGCTTCGAATATTGTACACCAATTCAAGCGCTTAGCTTGCCATTTGCCATTAAAGGTAAAGATGTCGCCGGTCAAGCACAGACTGGTACAGGCAAAACGATTGCATTTTTAGCCGCTATTTTCCATCATTTATTGAAAACACCAGCCGCTGAAGATCGTCCAAAAAATAAGCCTCGCGCTATCATATTAGCGCCAACTCGTGAACTTGCAATTCAAATTCATAAAGATGCGATACCAATTGCCAAAGCAACAGGCCTTAAAATGGGTCTGGTTTATGGTGGTGAAAGCTACGATATTCAGCGTGAAAACCTTGCAAATGGTGTCGATATTATTATTGGCACTGTGGGCCGAATCATTGATTTTGAAAAACAAAAAGCAATGGATTTATCCGGTGTGGAAGCATTAGTATTAGATGAAGCCGATCGCATGTTAGATCAAGGTTTCATTAAAGACATTCGCTACCTAATGCGAAAAATGCCAGACCCGAAACAGCGCCTAAACCTATTATTTTCAGCGACCTTTACTTGGGATATTCGTGAACTTGCTTACCAGCACATGAATGAACCTGAAGAAGTAACTGTAGAAGCAGAAAAAGTAACAGGTAGCAGCATCACTCAAGAGCTATTCCATCCATCAAATGATGACAAGATGGCTTTACTACAAACGTTAATCGAAGAAGAATGGCCAGATCGCGCGATTGTATTCGCTAACACCAAACACAAATGTGAAGACATCTGGGGCCACCTAGCTGCAGATAAACATCGCGTAGGTCTATTAACAGGTGATATCCCGCAGAAGAAACGTAATAGTATTCTTGAACAATTTACCCAAGGTAAATTAGATATTCTTGTGGCAACAGACGTTGCGGCCCGAGGTCTACATATTCCAGCAGTAAGTCATGTATTTAACTACGATTTACCTGATAATTGTGGCGATTACGTTCACCGTATTGGCCGTACAGGTCGTGCTGGTGCAACAGGTCATTCAATCAGTTTCGCGTGTGAAAAATACATTTACAACTTACCTGCGATTGAAGAATACATCGAAAATACGATCCCTGTTTGTCATTACGATAAAACAGCATTGTTAACTGATTTACCGCGACCTGTTCACACTAAACGTGCACGTCCAGGTAATTCACGCACAATGAACGATCGTAGTAAAACGCGTCGTACTGGTCAACGTCAGCATAATACGCACAACAAAACCCATTAA
- the hemB gene encoding porphobilinogen synthase, with protein MSKTILGGFPNRRPRRNRKNDFSRRLVAEHQLTVNDLIYPMFVLEGNGRREAIESMPGVERLSIDLLLEEAAELVALGIPMIAIFPVTPLEQKSLLAEEAYNANGLAQKAVRALKSSFPELGVMTDVALDPFTTHGQDGIIDVTGYILNDITTDILVKQALSHAEAGADVVAPSDMMDGRIGAIRAALEDAGHVNTQIMAYSAKYASNYYGPFRDAVGSASNLKGGSKVTYQMDPANSDEALQEVAMDIEEGADMVMVKPGMPYLDIVRRVKDEFGVPTFAYQVSGEYAMHMAAIQNGWLKEQECVLESLLCFKRAGADGILTYFAKRVAIWLKENKA; from the coding sequence GTGAGTAAAACTATTCTAGGTGGATTCCCAAATCGCCGTCCTCGTCGTAATCGCAAAAATGATTTTTCACGTCGTTTAGTGGCTGAGCATCAGTTAACTGTTAATGATCTTATCTATCCGATGTTTGTACTGGAAGGTAATGGTCGACGTGAAGCTATTGAATCAATGCCGGGTGTTGAACGCTTATCGATTGATTTATTACTTGAAGAAGCTGCTGAACTGGTTGCATTAGGCATTCCGATGATTGCCATTTTCCCAGTAACCCCGTTAGAGCAAAAAAGTTTATTAGCTGAAGAAGCTTATAACGCCAATGGCCTGGCACAAAAAGCAGTGCGTGCATTAAAATCATCATTCCCTGAACTTGGTGTGATGACGGATGTAGCGTTAGATCCGTTCACGACACATGGCCAAGACGGCATTATTGATGTTACGGGTTATATCCTTAACGATATTACCACCGATATCTTAGTGAAACAGGCGCTTTCTCATGCTGAAGCTGGGGCCGATGTTGTCGCTCCTTCAGATATGATGGATGGTCGTATTGGTGCTATTCGCGCTGCACTAGAAGATGCAGGACATGTTAACACCCAAATAATGGCTTACTCGGCAAAGTATGCGTCAAACTATTATGGCCCGTTCCGTGATGCCGTTGGCTCAGCAAGTAATTTGAAGGGTGGCAGTAAAGTCACTTATCAAATGGATCCGGCTAACTCTGATGAAGCGTTACAAGAAGTGGCGATGGATATCGAAGAGGGAGCTGACATGGTGATGGTGAAACCGGGTATGCCTTATCTGGATATCGTCCGCCGTGTTAAAGATGAATTTGGTGTTCCGACGTTTGCCTATCAAGTGAGTGGTGAATATGCGATGCATATGGCTGCGATTCAAAACGGTTGGTTAAAAGAGCAAGAGTGTGTGCTTGAGTCATTGTTATGCTTTAAGCGAGCGGGTGCTGATGGCATTTTGACGTATTTTGCTAAACGTGTGGCTATATGGCTGAAAGAAAATAAAGCTTAA